The region CGCGGTTCAAACGCTCGGCTGAATCGATGGCAATGCAACGAATCAAAGAACTCCATACGACGCTCTCTCGGGCCGAGCTAGTCGATGGGATTCAGGATCTCAAGACACAAATCCAGTCGTATCAGGACGACTACGGCGTGACTGATCCGGACGATCTCGCCCTTGAGCTTGGCCCAGACGACGATGGGTGGGACGAGATTTCCCATTGGCGGGCGCTCGAAGAGAATCTCGACGTGGCCCAGGCTGCGCTTGCACTGTATGATTTCGATCCTGACGTGACCGGAGAACACACCGGCAGCGGAGCGTTTGCCGACTCATCGGACGATATATCCGCAGACTGATGCCCGGTGGTAACCAGTCGATTGGGATTCCAGCTGGGGAACTGACCGGTGACGTTGGGCCACCAGATGTGCCGATCATGCGGGCGATCAGAAGCGTGTTTCAGCGAGATGAGCCTCTTGTTGATGACGCCAGTTTCGACAACGTCCTACAGCCCCAAGAACTCCAGCTCCAGTTTCGCGATGGAATTGGGACGGCTGAGACATGCCGACTCGATATCACCTGGTTTCGATCCGGTGCGTATCGATTCCACTATAGCGATTCTGCGGACAGACACTGGCGATTCGATAGACATCCGAATCCGCATTCACCTGAGCGCCATTTCCACCCACCGCCGGATGCACCAGCACACACAGCCGCTGGATCCTGTATCGAAGTGGTCGAGCCCGCGCTGGTTGCTCGGGCTGTCCACCAACTGTGGCGACGCGCCTACGAAACTGAGTCGCTTGCAAACTTGAATACGGCGAACAATCCGCCTTAGTGCGTGATCTTCAGAAAGAATCCCTTCGATAGTCAGCAGTAATTTCGACATCGTCGTACATCCGATCAAGCATATCGAGCGCCGACTGGAACGTCGCGTAGTGATCCCGTGCGAACGCAAGTGTCTCATCAAGCGAGATGACTGGGCGACCGTCGACGGAGTCGGCCTCGACTGTCTCACGAGCTTCCAAGACGTACTGAATCGGTCCGGCGACCTCCTCTGGTGGGTGGCGCTCCTGCCCGACTGGGAGTCCGAATCGATCGAAGAACCGCTCCCACTCCGCAAGATCAGTCTCGTCAACGGCGATGAAGAGGGGATAATCCGCAGGGTCACGAGCGACTTGATATCCCCCGCGCGTCCAGACGTACACGGCGTCGATCGAGGTGTATGCGAAGTCCAGACCAGCGAAGTGCGGAATGACGTACGCCTCTGGAATCGACGGTGGAGACACCGCTGCCGATGCGGCCAAAAGCGAGAGTCCCGCCTCACGGACAGCCGGGGAGACGACGGAGAGCCCCTGGTCATACTCCACGTAGCCCCCTTCTTCGAGTGAATTGACGACACGGCGGATCGTCTCCCTGTTCTCATCGATTTTGCGAGCGACTCCCGAGATCGAGTCACCAGACTTGATTGCAAGGAGTGTCTTGAGCGCTTTTTCAGTACAGGGCTCGAACATCACTTTCTCTATGATTACACAAATACGTGCAATAGTAAAATACTTTACTTTTTGTAGGTGCTGAGATAACCTCTGGGACGCTCCGGAAAGCGAATGCTCCAGCTCACGATATCGAAACCTCCCCCGAGAACGGACCAGCGGGCTTAGACGACCCGCTGGTGACCCTCCGCGCAGGTGACGACGGGTTCGGTTCGTGGATCGCGAGCGCGCGGGTCGAGCGTCCCGACCGTGGCGATCTCGCTGTCGACGATTTCGGCACTGCATTCCTCGACTGGACAGGACTCTGGCAGGTCTGGCATCGAATGTCCCTCACCCACTGGGGACGCAGAAAATCGCCGTCGGTGTCGCGATCAGCTACCAGGAGTCGCGTGTCTGCCGGGCGACCCTGGGGGCAACTGACGGTCGCCCGGCAGCGGGTCTCAGAGCGATTCGGGGACGTCCTCGACTTCGAGGTGGCCGTTCGCGCATGTCGCCGCGTAGCGGCCGACAGTCGCGGTCTCTGGGTACTCACCGTCGACGCAGGCGACCCGGTCGGACTTGACGATTTCGGCGCTGCACTCCTCGCGTGGGCAGGTGTTCTCGGACATAGTCTCTCACCCGCTGGGGACGCACAAAGCCACGCCAGGCCGACGCTCCAGCTATCCCAGCTGGCCCAGGAGCCTGGCCAGAGGTTTCTCCGTGGAAAGACGACTGCCACAAAACGTATTCCAAGACTGCCCAGTGATACGAATCGGGCGGCGGTCCCTGGACGCCAGTACGAAGGGGTACCGTCCGATTGGGACCCGCCCCCATCTGGCAGCGAGGGAATACACCGCACGTCCAGAGGCCATTGTGGCAGGGTACTCCACTGACATCGATGTAACTCCCCTGCTTATGTCAGGCAAGCCAGTAGTGTGAATGCAGCGTCGCTGCGAACTGTCAGAGGCATGCCGGTCGGGTAAGCATCACCGACCTGGCTTTTCCACATCATTTGCTGAAGGTCCTCCCCACCCAATAGCGTTGAGAGAAGCAGGAAATTTAACTAGTGCTCGACAGACCGACTACATTATACAGTCGCTGAGAGAGCAACGGTGCTACTCTCCCTTAGAAAGAATCTTCGAATAGAGCTCATCAGAAATCCAAAATCCAGCCTCACGAAGGGCATCCAGTTCCTGCTGTAGGTCCAGATCATCTTCGTTGGCCGCCCGAAGGAGGATACCGATGACACCAGTCACGCTCAAGTCGTGTCTACGGGCGACTTGACGGCCATCCTTCTCATCAAGAAGGAGGAGGTCAGCATCCTGCTCGATGGCATAGCAGATCGCGGCTGTTTCACCAAGGTCTAGTTCATGGAAAATCTCAGTGAACAGGTCAGATCACTCCACTTCGACCACCGTGAGGAACTCTGTATCGCGGAGGTCTCGGAGCGCGTCTAGCCCTGCGTCTCCGTTGGTGAGTTCGTCCCAGACCTGTGTCGGGATTGTGAGACCTGAGAACTGTGATGTAAGCAGGTCAAGTTGATCAATGAGTGCAAGATTGAGAAGCGGTGAGGTGTCCGAGACGACAACCTCGCTATTCGGCATAGTCGAGGTCTTCAGCGAGTTCGGTTTCGGTGTAGTGACGCGGAATTTCGCGCTCACCAAGCAGTGCTTGGAACTCTCGGGTAGAGAGCTCTGCGAGAGCGCGAGCCTTCCCGAACGAAAGAACATCGCGAGCATACAGCGAGACGGCTAATTCTTCTTTCATAGCTTGTGACCGCTCATGTTCAGGTAGTCGTAATGCCTCGTACACCTCCTCGTCAATTTCGATTGTAGCCATGTGTACCTGTTTGATGACACGAGTATTGAGTGTTTGGCCGCTGGACTCTTGTCCTACCGACCGGTAATCGTCGGGGACCAAGGTGTAGCTATCTGAGCTGGCCCAAGAGCTTGGCCAGGTGTCCCTGGCTGCTGGCGTCGGCCTGGACCTGCTCGTGGTCTGTGATCTCGATGTCGATCTCACAGGGACAGATCAGGGGCTGTCCGCCACAGGCGGGGCATTCTTCGTAGTCACAGAGGTGATGATGGTACTCGCCTTGCTCGACGCCACAGGCGGGACAGGAGCGGCTGTTCCACGCCTCGGGGTCAGTCGTCGCGACGAAGCGCTCGAGTTCCTGGCGGACGTCGGCTTTCGAGAGACGGCCTCGACCGCCGGAGAGGACCTCCGTTTCGAGTGTGGTGACCTGCTGCTCGTAGGTTAGGAACTGTGCTTCCTCGCCCCATGGGATCGGATCGTAGCTCGCTCCGTCAATCTGGTAGCGCTTGCCGATGCAGGCCGTCGACGGGTACGGACGCTCGCAGTCCGGACAGACCATCTTACCGACCTCCTCGCTGCTGGCCCTCGAAGACCTCGCCGGTTGCCTGTGCCTCCCGGTGTTCGGCGTCGATGTCAACGTCGTCGGTGGTGTGTTCTGGCGGCTGTTCGTCGACGGCTTGGTGTTCAGTGCTCATATCGGGTAACCCCTCACCCTCCGGGGGTGCAGAAAATAGCCGTCAGCACCAACCGAGTAACCTGAGGCAGTTTCTGGATGTGCTATCGATCAATATGTTTCGACGGGGACACCTAACGCCTCGAAGTCATCGACGTTGTCAGTCAGGACTGCATCGTCAAGAACGTCAGCCATCGCGGCGATGTACGCATCATTCGCCCCAACGCCTGCATCCCCTCCTTCAGCCTCGTCTGCATTGGCGAGTAGCTCCCCAGCGGTTCGGGCGATCTCCTCATCGATGTCGAGCCGTGGGTATCCGAGCAGGTGGTTCCGTAACTCCGCTTCGGTCGTATCACTCTGGGCTGCAGCGACGCCATAGTATGCCTCAGCAACTACTGGAACCGGTAACCACTGTAACTCACCCCGATCGACCAGCTCGGACCCTTTCGAGAATGCGGCTGGGTCTTCAGCCATCAGGTCAAACAGGAACGAGGAATCGATGATCATTCGTTGCCATCCGTTGTTTCGAAGGCGTCTCGGGCAGCAGTGAGACGATCTCGATCCCTGTCTCGGAGATCCGAAACTGCTTCCTTGGCGTCCTTGGCCTCTTCATCGGTCAGCAGGCCAGCAACGTCACTCGGGTGTGGCCCGCGTGTCATCCGGCGCAACGCCTCTTCCATCGTCTCCTCGTCGTCCTTGTGAGCAGTCAACCATGCGTGGTATTCCTCGGAAACCCGGATCGTCTTGACCATACAATATATCAGGATATATGCGTCTAAGAGTGTTACGCTGCCTTTTTAAACTGCTTCTATTTCAGATCCTCGATTCTCTGGCGATCGGTTTTCTGCAGCTGCTCGTGGGCGTCGGGATTGACCACGGGGACGACGCCGTCGACGTCCTTGTCGTAGTCCTCCTGGAGCAGCTCGAAGATATCGTCCGCCAGCGCGACCGCCTCGTCGCGCTTGTTCGGATTGGTCTCGTGGACAGGGAAGTCAGCAGGACCGACGCCCTTGACGACGAGAATGAGTCGCTCGTCAGCCATCGCGATCGGCCTCCTCAACGATCAGGACGGGATCCTCACTGCCGAGCAGTTCGGTGCTGAGGAACTCGGATGTCTCGAGCGTTTCGGCAACGAGCTGGCGGAACTCCGCGTCGACGTCGCCGAACTCAACGATCGCCTCGGGATCTGGCTGCTTGGTGGCCTGGGACTGCTGTGCAACACGCGCTGGAGTGTCGTCATCGGACATGGATCTGTGATGGGACGCTCTCTGTGGAACGCCCCTCACCCACCTGGGGCGCACAAAATCGCCGTCAGCAACAGCTGGCTGGTGGGTAGTGACGGATTTGAGCAATCCCTTAGACCGTAGTCAATCCAGCGTTACTCTTGGAAACCATCGCCCGTATCACCGACCGGTGCTTCAGATTCTCGTTGCCGACGAATCTCAGCGAGCACATCTTCAAGTGTCGCCGAATCCTCGATTCCCGCGATTTCATTGGTAATCTCGTCAACAAGTGAGGCTCGCTCGATGGCAGCCACGTCGCCAGCGGTTGTATCGATCGATTCGACTCGAAGCTCTCGTGTTTCATGCCACCCGCAGTTCCAGCAGTCCGTTGTCATCTCGATGCGCTCGTCTTCCTCCGCTCCAAGAATCGCGTCGGAGAGAGGCGTTGAAATCGGCCGTTCTGGCCCAACCTCAAGGGTAACTGGGGTGCCACAAGCAGGGCAGTCCATTGTCATCCTATGGCACCCCCATCTGTTGAAGGTAGTGTTGCCACGAGGCAATCTCACACGCGTTTGTCGCTGGGCGCGGTAACGTATTTGGTTGTCGCAAAATACAGTCCAATTACATTCGGATGGCTGTACTGGACGACCTCTCAGGATTCGAGTTCGAGGACTTGATGGAAGACGTGTTCCGCAACCTCGGCTACGAGAACGTCCGGCAGGCCGAGCGGACAGCCGACGAGGGCCGGGACGTCCTGATGGAAGAGGTCGTCGACGGAACACGGCGGGCGATCGTCGTCGAGTGCAAACACACGGGAACTGTCGGCCGCCCGGTTGTCCAGAAGCTCCACTCGGCGATCGCAACGTTCGACTTCGGTGGTCCGAAGCGAGGGATAGTGGTGACGACCGGCCGGTTCACGGGCCCCGCCGAAGAGTACGCAGACCGACTCCAGCAGAACGACGATCCATATCCCATCGAACTGATCGACGGCGAGGACCTTCGAGAGATTGCCGACGAGATCGGACTCGACCTCTATAACGGCCGGATCGAGATCCTCTGTGACGAGACCCTGCGACCGTACGACCCGGCCACAGATGTCGATGCGCCTGTGCAGGAAGCGTTCCGCGACATCGAGAACATCGAGGCTACGGATATCCCGAGGCCTCACTCGCAGGTGACCTTCCGCCCAGTAGTTGCGATCACCGCCGATGCCGACGCCGTCTTCGAGACATCCGTCGGCGTCATCCACCGAATCGACGACCGCACGGGGTTCGTCGTCCACGCCGAACGTGGGCACCCACAGGTCGCCGACGACACGGTCGCAACACTGGTCACCGAGAACCTCCATGCGACGGTTGATCTTGATGTCGACCAGTTCGGGGCGACATTCGACGACGTCGAGGAACGCCGGTTCGGCCAGACCCAGACGGAGTACAAGGAGTGGGCCGTCGAGCGGCTCCAGGACTATCACACGACGACGGTGACCTACACCGGCGATAACAACGTCACGTACGAGAAGACCTGCGAACCGAATCGCTCGGACATCTCCGTCCAGTCGATCGAACCGGTGTTCCTCCCCCAGGTTCGACAGACAACCGACCTCGAAGAGTACACCTATTCCTATGAGTACTACGCCGCGGGCCCGTCCAGAGTGACTGAAGAGGACGGCATCCATCGGTGCGTCCACTGCGAGACGAGTGGCGTCGACGAGACGTACACCTACTGCCCGAACTGCGGGGCGATCGCCTGCGACAGCCACAGCAAGACCGAACGGCTCGAAGGTGAACCGGTTTGTACGGGCTGTGCGGTGACCGAACGGTTCGCGCTGAAGACGAAGTACTTCTACGACGAACAGAACCTTGAGGCGTTCCGCGAGGAGTACGCCGACATGCCGATTCACGAGAAGGCCATGGAGAACAAGTGGCTAGCCAGCGGTAGCGTGGTCGCGACGCTGCTGCTCCTCATCGGTCTCCTCGTGATTGGCGGCATCATCTAACCTGATGCGGCCTCCACTTGTTGTAGGCGCAGCTGGTAGGACACAGGCTGGGTGTGAGGACGTACGCTATCGTCCGTCTCGACGCAGACCTCGGTACGTCATCGCGGATGTCGATCCGACAACGTTCCTGAGTGACTCCTACGACGTGGCGATCGCACGACTGGAGATTCGCTTCTGGTATCCCGCCGGCGTCGACCACGAATACTACTGCATCAATTGGGTGGAGCCGGACCGAAGCCTGATGCTCGGTTTCCACCAGGACGCTGACCATCCGGAGCTCGGGCCCTGTCATATCCAACTCAATTACGAAGACACGCCCGTCAACCGGCATGAGGCGACGTTTCTCGACGCGCACCCACTCTCCGTCCTCGATACCCGTCTGCAGCAACTTCCGGCGGCGCTAGAGGCGATTCGCTGGGAGAATGGCAGGCCCTCGCTTCCCACCTAGCCGGTCTAGACAGCCAGATATCGCCCAGCGATGCGTAACTAGACCCCAATTACACGCGCTCGAAGCCCTCAAGCCGGCCATGCGTGAACGTCACTCGATATTTCAGCAGTGACTCCATCTCGTCGGGCAAGTGCGTGATCACGAACCGCCCGTGGAAGTCATCGCGTTCTGTCCACCCCTCGTGGACTCGCTTTCTGGCGCCGACGAGATAGCGGAAATCGCCGGGTTCGATATCATCTCGACTGGCAAAGGGGCGATCGTCTGGTGGGACTGACTCGGCGTGCCACTCCTCTTCGAGCAGTCGCCCATCAGCTGTAATACGGAAGGTCGTCATCCTGGGTCGGGCAATCCCCTTCGTCTGCCAGTCGATCGTCTCTGCAGGCGCGACTCCATCCGGGTACTCCGGAAGATGGACATCGTCGTATAGTGTGACAGTATCGAAGAGTCCCATCTGTGTTACCTCCACTTGGAGAGCCAGGGAACCGATAGCACCACAAATGCGGGGTACCAGAACCGTTTGCGGAACGACGTAGTTGGTTCCAGGAGTATATCGCACAGCACTTGCATTCAGAGTATCGGCGGTGTGCTATATGATGACAGGACAGGGTCTCCGCAGCGTGAAGTTGGCTCAGTCGAACCATCCTGTCCGGGAAAACCGTTACCGAGTAGGGCACCGTCAGTATGACTTACGTATGGAGCAAGAGCCAGTCTTTCAGGAGGTACAGCGATTTCGCCAGCAGTGGCTCTGGGCGGTGCTTGGGGGCGCAGCATTGTTGCTGCTGGCATTAGGCCCAATTTCCTGGGCCGGCCTCATAATCCTCATCCTGGCCGCTGGCCTGATCTACAGTCTCCGTCTCCAGACTGAGGTGAGAGCTGACGGCATCTATGTCGAGATGTGGCCGTTGCACCGGTCGTTTCGTCGCATTTCGTGGGCAGAAATCGAGTCATATGAGTCGACGGAGTACAACCCGATCGGTGAGTTCGGTGGCTGGGGCATTCGGTGGGTTCCCGGGAGAATCGCATACAACGTCAGCGGTAATCGTGGTGTCTGGATCGAGCGGACGGACGGACGTACGGTGATGATCGGCTCCCAACGCCCGGAGGAGTTTGTCAGGGCCATCGAGGAGATATCCCCAGCCCTTCATGGGGGATAACTAACCGTGAGTCAGCTTCGAAACGCTGCAAAAATCTATCAATAGATACTGGGCCTTCCCCGCTAAGACCCGGGTGATCTGTTTGACCACCTCTGCCGCCTCACACTGCTGTGAGGGACAGAACCTGTCCGTTCCAAGGAATTCTGTGCGGACACCCGTTGACACGACTGTCCGGCACAAGCGGTTCCCGGGTGCTGCTGCTATCGAATGGGGGAGAGCACGGCGGTGCGGCCGGTGGTTAGCGTTGGCCTGGCCAGGGTCCTGGCGGAATCGTGGCGCTCCTCACATTCCTATGCCGGTGCGGTCCTCACACCGTCGTGAGCCTGCTGCCGTTCGATACGTCGCACGAGATCCTCGTCGAAGACGATGCGTTTCTCGCCCCGTCGCTTCCGGACGGTCGCCGCGTCGTCGCCAAGATCCCCAAGGATCTGGAGCACTCGTCGGACGGTCTCGCTGTGTGGCGTGATGTCCAAGCCGGCTTTCAACACTTTCCCGACCTGGCCGGCAGTGAGACACCACCCAGCTGGGGCCTTGTCGGCGTAGTCGCGCACGTCCCTCGCGATGAATCTGGCACGCTGCTGGTTGGCCGAGAGCTCGGTTTCGGCGACCGATTCGGGCAAGGAAACGATATCCTCCAGTGGTGTCTTGGTCTCGATCGTCGGTGACGCTGGCTTTGGCTCTGTCTCCGCGAGGTCGCCTTCGGCGAGTCGATCCCGAAGCTCGTCGAGGCGCTCCTGAAGATCGGTCTCTGCGACTTTCGTTTTCACTGCTCGCCCGAGCGGGTACCGAGTTCCATCGCTTGCGACGATCTGGATATCACGCTCGTCGCCACTGTCCCAGTCGATGTAGGCACGGGATTCGAGTTCGTCGACGCGTTCCTGGAGGCGATCGCGTTCGGCCTCGGCTGCTTTGCGTTGCTCGCGTTCCGCTTCGAGTTCTGCTCGAAGTTCAGCTGTCTCCTCAGCGACGATCGCTTCGACCTCCTCGCGGGTCAGACAGTCTTCACACATCGGCCCTCACCCCCGGCGAAATCGAGGTGTCTCGGGGACCGGTGTGGTGTCGATCCGACTGCGTGCTGTGGAACATCTGTTCGGGCATCTGCAGACCCGTCCCCGGACTCGAACCGGGACAAACCGACCTCGGAACGGGCATCGCGATATGGCTGTAGCTCGCGAGTGGTCGCTGCGCTGGCCGTTCATCACTGCGCGGGTGGTAACTACCCGCCTAAGCGTGGATTCGGTGGTCGCTCATTGGCGGGACGAGACGGGACCATCACTGGAGGAGCCCCGCTTTGGGGCAGCAGCGGCGACCGGGGCTCGACCAAGATCGGAAACGTTCCATCCCCCGCATAATCTTGATCGGGCTCAGTGTGACGCACAGCTGCATTGCTCCTTGTCGAGTCGCTCGATTGCCTGTCGTGGGATCGCTAAGACCTGCAAGTCAGTCTGGCGGAGTGCGTGGACGAGCTCCCGTCGTCCTGCTGGGTCACCCGCAGTCTCTCGCAGGCGTCGCTGGTGCCTAGGTGGTAACTCCGCACAGAGGACCGCTCGGAGAGACTCTTCGCGGACTTCGGTGACCAACAGCCAGGGGTCGCTGTCGTAGTCGGCGAGTGTGATGCACTCGCCCAGTTCGGGCAGGCGACTCATCGGCCACCTCCGAGATGGCCGCCCTCGGGCGGTCCAGAAAGCTTATTCCGGGCCTGCCCACACCGACCGAGTGGGTCCCGGTTCCCGCTTCGCAGTCCCCTCTCACTTGCCCCAAGCGCATCCACCGGGGCCCGATTGCCCACCTGTTTCAGCGCCGACCGCGGGTCTGACATGGTGCCCCGCGGGTCGGCGATCCCTCTTTGGGTTTCCAGTATGTTTGGTAGGGATGACTCTCGGTGCGGGGGCGTTCGCTTTCGAGGTCCAGGTAGGTGCTCACCCAGGCGTGTAAGGACAAATGGGTGTGTGAGTCCAGACGAGTTGTTGACGATGCCCATCAGGAACCACCTCCCGAATGAGTGGAAACCGCAGTACAGCGCTCGATATCGACCGACGGTTTATCACGACTCTGCCCTATCTCGTTGGTGGGGCCCTGTTTGACCCCGTGCTCACTCCTGAGCATTGACCCATCAATTGCCCCAGGGCCCCGTTTTTGCATGAGCTGGAACGTGGTCGTAGACACAGTAGACCCAGAGAGAACCGCAGTACAGCGCTTGATATCGGACCACCGTTTATTAGGCAGCCGTGTGGGAAGTTTCGTGGGGCCCTGGATACCCTCGCTCTCTTCCCCGTGAGTACTCGCCACACTCGCACCGGGGCCCCAGTTCTGGCTTGCAGCTGTAGCCGAATCCAATAGCATGTGTGTTGGTAGCATCGTGATGCAACAATTACATCTACAACCGACAGCGTAGGGAATGGTGCCGGCGTAGCAAGGTCCGCTTTGTCCGGCACGATTGTCAGAGGCACGCGACGACTGGCCTCGTCGCCTGGGTCGATGGGGCCAGCTGTCGCATAGAGACATACGACAGCGGTTCTCACAGCGGTAGTTATGCTGGATTCCTACGTAGGACTGCGCAGGGACCCGGTTCGCCACCCGTTCGGTGGCAGTATGCCTCTGACACCATCCATCCGGGTCCCGGTTCTGTCCTGCCGAGTGCCGACGGTGCCAGCTCATTGCCGATCACCACCGTCGGCGACGACCTGGCGGGTGTCACAGACGCTCGCGAGCGTTTCGGCCTGAGCCTGGAGGCAGCTCTCGCCAGCGTCGGTCAGGCGATAGGCGTTCGTGCGCTCGTCCAGGGACTCTCGGCTGACGAGCCCGGCCT is a window of Haloarcula pelagica DNA encoding:
- a CDS encoding winged helix-turn-helix domain-containing protein translates to MSPESRWTGDLNDAVVEEWVTETTPFERVREVLVTTASFQYASEIAERAQVSEPSARKHLTTLAESGLATTETTGQGTRFKRSAESMAMQRIKELHTTLSRAELVDGIQDLKTQIQSYQDDYGVTDPDDLALELGPDDDGWDEISHWRALEENLDVAQAALALYDFDPDVTGEHTGSGAFADSSDDISAD
- a CDS encoding PIN domain-containing protein → MIIDSSFLFDLMAEDPAAFSKGSELVDRGELQWLPVPVVAEAYYGVAAAQSDTTEAELRNHLLGYPRLDIDEEIARTAGELLANADEAEGGDAGVGANDAYIAAMADVLDDAVLTDNVDDFEALGVPVETY
- a CDS encoding UPF0175 family protein; amino-acid sequence: MATIEIDEEVYEALRLPEHERSQAMKEELAVSLYARDVLSFGKARALAELSTREFQALLGEREIPRHYTETELAEDLDYAE
- a CDS encoding restriction endonuclease produces the protein MAVLDDLSGFEFEDLMEDVFRNLGYENVRQAERTADEGRDVLMEEVVDGTRRAIVVECKHTGTVGRPVVQKLHSAIATFDFGGPKRGIVVTTGRFTGPAEEYADRLQQNDDPYPIELIDGEDLREIADEIGLDLYNGRIEILCDETLRPYDPATDVDAPVQEAFRDIENIEATDIPRPHSQVTFRPVVAITADADAVFETSVGVIHRIDDRTGFVVHAERGHPQVADDTVATLVTENLHATVDLDVDQFGATFDDVEERRFGQTQTEYKEWAVERLQDYHTTTVTYTGDNNVTYEKTCEPNRSDISVQSIEPVFLPQVRQTTDLEEYTYSYEYYAAGPSRVTEEDGIHRCVHCETSGVDETYTYCPNCGAIACDSHSKTERLEGEPVCTGCAVTERFALKTKYFYDEQNLEAFREEYADMPIHEKAMENKWLASGSVVATLLLLIGLLVIGGII
- a CDS encoding DUF6141 family protein gives rise to the protein MEQEPVFQEVQRFRQQWLWAVLGGAALLLLALGPISWAGLIILILAAGLIYSLRLQTEVRADGIYVEMWPLHRSFRRISWAEIESYESTEYNPIGEFGGWGIRWVPGRIAYNVSGNRGVWIERTDGRTVMIGSQRPEEFVRAIEEISPALHGG
- a CDS encoding RNA polymerase subunit sigma-70 is translated as MFEPCTEKALKTLLAIKSGDSISGVARKIDENRETIRRVVNSLEEGGYVEYDQGLSVVSPAVREAGLSLLAASAAVSPPSIPEAYVIPHFAGLDFAYTSIDAVYVWTRGGYQVARDPADYPLFIAVDETDLAEWERFFDRFGLPVGQERHPPEEVAGPIQYVLEARETVEADSVDGRPVISLDETLAFARDHYATFQSALDMLDRMYDDVEITADYRRDSF
- a CDS encoding DUF3368 domain-containing protein, with product MTGVIGILLRAANEDDLDLQQELDALREAGFWISDELYSKILSKGE